The following coding sequences are from one Nicotiana tomentosiformis chromosome 3, ASM39032v3, whole genome shotgun sequence window:
- the LOC104116210 gene encoding pentatricopeptide repeat-containing protein At1g51965, mitochondrial, whose amino-acid sequence MKLRHPCYRLRQTFRQQFRCFGTKYSGRVVVEAEDGRSFAVEVDAPTLQADSRGYALPRRDLICKISQILKSPPSASSDPFLDLSDYLDTLTLTLTPSEASEILKNLKSPTLALRFFRFCPSEIPKFRHDCFTYNRILLILSKSSLPNRLDCVREIIDEMERSGISGNISTVNLLIGIFGDGQQGNGLNELTKCLGLVQKWDLRLNCYSYKCMLQAYIRLSNSDKALEVYQEMRRRGYRLDIFAYNMLLDALARDQKVDQGYKVFEDMKMWHCEPDEYTYTILIRMTGKLGKPGESLSFFQEMLSKGISPNLMAYNTMIEALAKGRMVDKTIFVFSKMVENSCRPNEFTYSIILNVLAAEGQLGRLDEVVEISKRYMNKPIYAYLVRTLSKLGHANEAHRLFCNMWSFHDGGDRDAFLSMLESLCNSKKVTEAIDLLNKMNEKGVKTDTFMYNTVFSALGKVKQISHLHDLYEKMKLDGPSPDIFTYNILISSFGRAGQVEEALKIFEELENSNCKPDIVSYNSLINCLGKNGDIDEAHVKFIEMQEKGLNPDVVTYSTLIECFGKTEKVEMAYRLFDEMLAAGCYPNIVTYNILLDCLERSGRTSEAVSLYAKLKEQGLTADSITYTILERLQSGSHRTTRVRRQHPITGWVVSPLR is encoded by the exons ATGAAGCTCCGGCATCCCTGCTACCGGCTCCGGCAGACATTCCGGCAGCAGTTCCGATGCTTCGGCACCAAATACAGCGGCAGAGTGGTAGTCGAAGCAGAAGATGGTCGTTCCTTTGCCGTCGAAGTCGATGCTCCAACCCTCCAAGCAGACTCCAGAGGCTATGCTCTCCCCCGCCGTGACCTAATCTGTAAAATCTCCCAAATTCTAAAATCACCTCCTTCCGCTTCATCCGATCCATTCCTTGACCTATCCGACTACTTGGACACATTAACCTTAACTCTAACTCCCTCCGAAGCTTCCGAAATCCTCAAAAACCTCAAATCCCCAACCTTAGCTCTTCGTTTCTTCCGATTTTGCCCCTCCGAAATCCCTAAGTTTCGCCATGACTGTTTCACTTACAATCGCATCCTTCTCATCCTCTCCAAGTCTTCTCTACCGAACCGGCTCGATTGCGTCCGCGAAATTATCGATGAAATGGAACGGTCTGGTATAAGTGGAAACATCTCCACCGTTAATCTTCTAATTGGAATATTCGGAGACGGCCAACAAGGGAATGGGCTTAATGAGCTGACGAAGTGTTTGGGGTTGGTTCAAAAATGGGATTTGAGGTTGAATTGCTACAGTTACAAGTGTATGTTACAAGCTTATATTAGATTGAGCAATTCGGATAAGGCTTTAGAAGTTTACCAAGAAATGAGGAGGCGTGGCTATAGATTGGATATATTTGCGTACAACATGCTTCTTGATGCTCTTGCTAGGGACCAAAAG GTTGATCAGGGCTACAAGGTTTTTGAGGACATGAAGATGTGGCACTGCGAACCAGATGAATATACATATACCATTCTGATCAGAATGACCGGGAAATTAGGGAAGCCCGGCGAATCACTGTCTTTTTTTCAGGAAATGCTGTCAAAGGGCATATCACCGAATTTAATGGCTTATAATACTATGATCGAAGCTCTTGCCAAAGGCCGAATGGTTGATAAGACTATCTTTGTCTTCTCTAAGATGGTGGAGAATAGTTGCCGTCCAAATGAATTTACCTACAGTATTATTTTAAATGTATTGGCTGCAGAAGGGCAACTTGGAAGACTTGATGAAGTTGTGGAAATATCTAAGAGATACATGAATAAACCAATATATGCATATCTTGTTAGAACATTGAGTAAACTAGGCCATGCAAACGAAGCTCACAGGCTGTTTTGCAATATGTGGAGCTTCCATGATGGAGGAGATCGTGATGCTTTCTTATCCATGTTAGAGAGCTTATGCAACAGTAAGAAAGTAACTGAGGCTATTGACTTGCTGAATAAGATGAATGAAAAGGGAGTAAAAACAGATACCTTCATGTATAATACTGTGTTCTCTGCTCTTGGGAAAGTAAAGCAGATTTCTCATCTTCATGATCTCTATGAGAAGATGAAACTGGATGGCCCTTCACCAGACATATTTACTTATAACATTTTGATCTCTAGCTTTGGTAGAGCAGGACAGGTTGAGGAAGCTCTCAAGATTTTTGAAGAACTTGAGAATAGCAATTGTAAACCTGATATTGTCTCCTATAACTCCTTAATAAATTGTCTGGGGAAGAATGGTGACATTGATGAAGCGCACGTGAAATTCATTGAGATGCAGGAAAAGGGCTTGAATCCTGATGTTGTAACATATAGTACTCTCATTGAATGCTTTGGGAAGACAGAAAAAGTTGAGATGGCATATCGCCTCTTTGATGAAATGCTTGCAGCTGGTTGTTATCCTAACATAGTGACATACAATATCCTACTTGACTGTCTGGAGAGAAGTGGGAGAACTTCAGAAGCTGTTAGTTTATATGCAAAATTGAAAGAACAGGGTTTGACAGCTGATTCAATCACATATACCATCCTTGAACGTTTACAAAGTGGTTCACATAGAACAACTAGAGTTCGCAGACAACATCCAATCACCGGTTGGGTGGTTAGCCCATTAAGGTGA